The genomic segment CGAACGCGCCGAACAGTTCGGCCACCTCGGTCGACGACTGCGGTTGCATCCGACCGACGATCAGGGTGCTGTGCATGTCAAGCTCACCGCCTTCGTTGCGGGATCGGGGGTGGACGCGATCAGTAGTTCCCGAGGCCACCACAGACGTTCATCGCCTGCGCGGTCACCGGGGCGGCGGCATCACTGACCAGATAACCGACGAGGCCGGCGACCTCCTCGGGGGTGGAGTACCGGCCGAGGGGGATCTTCGCCTCGAACCGCTCGAGGATCGCCGCCTCGGTCGTCTCGAAGTGCGCGGCGTAGCCCTGCCGTACCCGCTGGGCCATGGGCGTCTCGACGTAGCCGGGACAGACGGCGTTCACCGTGACCCCGGTCTTCGCCAGTTCCAGTCCCAGCGCCTTCGTGAAGCCGACGACACCGTGCTTGGACGCGGAGTACGGGGCGCCCAGCACCACACCCTGCTTGCCGCCGGTCGACGCGATGTTGATGATCCGTCCCCAGCCGCGGTCGAGCGACCCGCCCGACCGGAGCACCTCCCGGGTCACCCGGAAGACGCCGTTCAGGTTGGTCTCGATGACGTCGTACCAGAGTTCGTCACTGATGTCGCTGGTCACCCCGCCGCCGCTGCGGCCGGCGCTGTTGACCAGGACGTCGACACGCCCGTACCTGCGCACGGCGGCAGCCACCAGCTGTTCGACGTCCTCACCGCGCCGGACGTCGGCGGTCACGCCGTCGGCGTCGTGACCGGCCGCGCGTAGCTTGCCGACCGTCTCCTCGACGGATTCGGGGTTCCGCGCACAGACGAAGACCTTGAGGCCGTCACGGGCGAGTCTTTCCGCCACCGCAAGGCCGATTCCGCTGGTTCCACCGGTGATCAGCGCAACTCGCTGTCCGTTGTCCGTCATTCGACCCGCCCCTCACCAATATCGTGTCGCGGCAGTATCTCAGCAATTTCAGAAATCTCACTCGAGCCTCGGTGGAAGCATTTGTTTCAACCGCTCCGGCTCTCCAGTTGAACGACCTCGGCGGAGCTTGCGATCGGAAAAGGCACCGATCTATCGTCTGGCAACCCCGCAATTTCCCATTCCTGGAGGAGAATCATGTCCGCATTGCCTACCGTGCCCGCAGTGCGGGACAACTCGGCGGCCTACGCGCTGCTCGATCTGATCCAGGGTTCGGTGATCACCCAGGCGATCTCCGTGGCAGCCAAGCTCGGCGTCGCCGACGTTCTCGCCGACGGGCCCCTGCCGGCCGAGGAGATCGCCAAGCGCGTCGGATCCGACAGCGAGGCGACGTACCGGCTGCTGCGTACTCTCTCCGGTTGCTCGGTGTTCGCGCTTCGGGCCGACGGCCGGTTCGAGCTCACGCCGATGGGTGACGCGCTGCGCGAGGGCGCCCCGGACTCGATGCGCGGCATCGCCATGCTGATGGGGCACCCGCTGCTCTGGGAGGAGTGGGCGCACCTCATCGAGTCGGTCCGCACCGGCGAGGCCAACATGCCCAAGCTGCGCGGCATGGGCGCCTACGAGTTCCTCATGTCGAACCCCGCGTACGCCGCCGAGTTCTTCCAGGGCATGGGCAGCATGTCCGACTCGGAGACCGACCCGGTCCTCGCGGCGTACGACTTCTCGAGCTTCGGCACCATCGTGGACGTCGTCGGCGGGCGCGGCCGGCTCCTGGCCGGCATCCTCGCCGGGGCAACCAAGACCCGGGGCATCCTGTACGACAACGAGGTCGCGACCGCTGACGCGCCGGCGACGCTCGAGGCCGCAGGCGTCGCCGACCGGGTCACGATCGAGAACGGTTCCCACTTCGACAAGCTGCCGGCCGGGGCCGACGCCTACGTGCTCAAGCACATCCTGCACGACTTCCCGGAGCAGGCATGCCTGCAGCTGCTGCAGAACGTCCGGGAGGCGATCGCTCCCGGCGGCCGGATGCTCGTGATCGAGTACGTGCTCGAGGAGAACAACAAGCGCCACATCGGAAACATCATCGACCTGTGGCTGCTGCTCCTCCTCGGCGCGAAGGAGCGCACCCTGCCGCAGTACACCGAGCTCTTCGCCAAGGCGGGCATGAAGGTCACCAGGGTGATCCCCACCGCCTCGCCGGTCTCGATCATCGAAGCCACTCCCGCCTGAGCCGCGGCGGGCACGCCCCGGCTGCGGGACTCCCACGAGAAGCGAGGTCAGATCATGGATACGGATGTCATCGTCATCGGTGCTGGTCCCACGGGACTGATGCTCGCTGCCGAACTTCGCCTCGGTGGCGCGGAGGTCACCGTCTTCGAACGGCGGAGCGAGCGGAGCTGGGAGTCACGCGGCATCGGCTTCACGGCGCGCGCGGCGGAGGTGTTCCAGCAGCGCGGCCTCCTCGAGAGGCTGGAGAACACCGAGATCACCCGGCAGGGGCACTTCGGCGGCATCCCGCTCGACTTCGGGGTGCTCGAGGACTCGCACTTCGGCGTGCGCGGCGCACCCCAGTTCGTGGTGGAGGAGATGCTGGAGAAGCGGGCGCTGGAACTCGGTGTGACTCTGCACCGCGGGCACGAGCTCACCGACCTGGCCGATTCGGGAGACGGCGTCACGGTGACCGTGCAGGGTCCCGACGGCCGTGCCGAGTACTCGGCCCGGTACCTCGTCGGGTGTGACGGCGGCCGGAGCACGGTGCGGAAGCTGGCCGCCTTCGACTTCCCGGGCCGGGACGCGACGTGCGAGATGTACCTGGCGGACGTCACCGGCTGTGACATCCGGCCCCGGATGATCGGCGAACTGCTCCCGAACGGCATGGTCATGGCGGGCCCGCTCGGCGAGGGCTACTTCCGCATCATCGTCTGCGAGACCGGTACGCCGCCGGACCGCAACCGCCAGGTCACCTTCGCCGACGTGGCGGACGCCTGGCAGCGGCTTACCGGCGACTCCATCCACGGCGGCGAGGCGCGATGGGTCAGCCGCTTCACCGACGCCACGCGGCAGGTCACCGAGTACCGGCGGGGCCGCGTCCTGCTGGCCGGCGACGCCGCGCACATCCACCTCCCCGCCGGCGGCCAGGGGATGAGCATCGGCCTGCAGGACGCGGTGAACCTCGGCTGGAAGCTCGCGGCCGCGGTCCGGGGGACGGGGGACGACGCCCTTCTCGACACGTATCACAGCGAGCGGCACCCGGTGGGCGCCCGGGTCCTGCGCAACACGCGGGCCCAGGGGACCCTGAACCTCAGCGGCAAGGCGACGGAGCCGCTGCGGGCCGTCGTGGCGGAGCTCATCGCGCTGCCCGTGGTGGCGCGACACCTGTCCGGCATGGTGAGCGGACTCGACATCCGGTACGACGTCGGCGCGGAGGGCCACCCGCTCCTCGGCGCGCGGATCCCGGACCGGGACGTGGACCTCGCGGACGGCGGCACCGACCGGATCGCGCGGCTGCTGCACACCGCGCGCGGCGTGCTGATCACCGCCGACGGCTCCGGGGAGACCAGCCGTCGCGCCGCGCCCTGGTCCGACCGGGTCGACGTGGTACGCGTCCGCAGCGTGCCGGTCGGGTCGCGCGAGGACGGGGCCGCGCCGGAATCGGTGCTGGTCCGCCCGGACGGGCACGTCGCCTGGGTCGCGCCGGACGGAGGCGACCTCGACGAGGCGCTGCGGCGCTGGTTCGGCGCGCCCCGGCCGGCCGGCGACACGGCGGACTCCCCGCAGCTCGCGTCCGCCCGATAGACGTCCCGTCGCCAGAGGAGGCAAACGTGACCACCGATACGGTCCACGAGACGGAGCACCTGATCGTCGTCGACGCTCCCGCCGAGCGGGTCTACGCCCTGATCGAGGATGTCGGCACCTGGCCGGAGGTGTTCCCGCCGACCGTGCACGCCGAGTGTCTCGAACGCGACGGCGACACCGAGCTGATCAGGATCTGGGCGACCGCCAACGGCGTCGCCAAGACGTGGACGTCCCGCCGCCGACACGACCCCGACCGCCTGAGCGTGTCGTTCCGGCAGGAGCGGTCGCAGCATCCGGTCGGCGGCATGGGCGGGGCGTGGGTGATCGAGCCGATCACCGACGCCACCTGCCGGGTACGGCTGCTGCACGACTTCTTCCCGGCCAGCGACGAGCCCGCCGACCTCGAGTGGATCAAGCAGGCGGTGGACCGCAACAGCGCGTCGGAGCTGCAGGCGCTGAAGTCCAGCGCCGAGCCGGCGGAGCCGGGCCAGTGCTTCACCTTCGCCGACACCGTGACGGTCGAGGGCAGCGCCGAGGACGTCTACGACTTCCTCAACAACGCCCAGCTGTGGCCGCAGCGGCTCCCGCACGTCGCCCGGGTCTCGCTCGAGGAGGATTCGCCGGGCCTCCAGGTGCTCGAGATGGACACCCGGACCAAGGACGGGTCGGTGCACACGACGCGCTCCGTCCGCGTGTGTGAACCCCACCGCAGCATCGTGTACAAGCAGACCGTCACGCCCGCACTGATGACGCTGCACACCGGCCGCTGGCTCATCGAGCCGCAGGGCGCCGGCCAGGTGGCGGTCACCTCGCGGCACACGGTCCGGATCAACACCGCGCGGATCACCGAGCTCCTGGGCCCGGAGGCCGATCTGGCCACGGCGCAGCAGCTGGTCCGCAACGCCCTCAGTGCCAACAGCCTGACGACCCTGCGGGCCGCGAAGGCGTACGCCGAGGGCGGCGGCGGCAGGCACCCGGTCCCGTGACCGTCTCCCCGGTCGTCGTCGTCGGTGCCGGCCCGGTCGGACTCATGCTGGCCTGCGAACTCGGACGGGCTCGCGTGCCGGTCGTCGTCGTGGAGCGTCTCGCCACGCCGATGACCGAGTCGCGGGCCAGCCAGCTCTCCACGTTGACCGCGGAGTTGCTGCACGAGCGCGGGTTCGACGAGCTGCTCGACGAGGCGGTGCACGAGCCGCGCGCGCACTTCGCGGGTCTCGCGTTCGACCTGTCGCAGCTGGACAGCGACTACCGGGGCGGCTGGAAGGTGCCCCAGTACCGGACCGAGGCCGTCCTCGGGCGGCAGGCCGAACGCCTCGGCGTGACAGTGCTGCGGGCGCAGGAGCTGACCGGGCTCACCGAGCGGCCGGACCACGTGGTGTGCCGGCTCCGGGGACCAGACGGTGATCGGACCGTCAGGGCCCGCTTCGTGGTCGGGTGCGACGGGGCGCACAGCACCGTACGCCGGCTGCACGGGTTCCCGGCGTCGGTCACGCCGGCGACGAAGGAGCTGCTGCGGGCGGACGTGACGGGTGTCCGGATCCGCGACCGCAGGTTCGAGCGGCTGGACGGCGGGTTCGCGGTGGCGGCGACCCGCGACGGTGTGACACGGGTGATGGTGCACCCGCGCGGCCGGCCGGTGACCCGGCGCAGCGGTCCTCCCGATTTCGGCGAGGTGATCCGGGCCTGGCGGGACGTCACCGGCGAGGACCTGTCCGGCGGGACCGCCGTCTGGCTCGACGCGTTCGACAACTCCAGAGGCCAGGCCGACGCGTACCGGCGTGGCCGGGTCCTGCTGGCCGGCGACGCCGCCCACTGGCACATGCCGATCGGCGGTCAGGCTCTCAACGTCGGGCTCCAGGACGCGGTCAACCTGGGCTGGAAGCTGGCCGCGACAGTGCACGGCCGGGCCGCTCCGGGGCTGCTGGACAGCTACCACGACGAGCGGCACCCCGTCGCGGCGCGCGTGCTCGACCACGTGGCGGCGCAGGAGATGTTGCTGCTGGGCGGCGCCGAGATCGATCCGCTGCGCGCGGTCCTCGCCGAACTCGTCGCACTCGGCCAGGTCCGCGCCCACCTGGCGGAGACGGCCGCCAACGTCGGCGACCGTTACGGCCCGCCGACATCGCCGCTGGTGGGGCGGCGGGTGGTGAACCTGCGGCTGCGCACGGACTCGGGACCGCTTCCGGTGGCGAACCCCGGGCCGGTCGTGGTCCGGCTCGCCCCCGGCCCGGACGCCGTCCGCCGCACTGTTCCCACGGTCCACGCACGTCCCGACAAGGGTTCCCTTCCGGGAACCACCGCCCTCCTCCTGCGGCCCGACGGCTACATCGCGTGGGCCGGCGACGACGAGGACGGCCTGAACCGGGCGATCGACAAGCTGCTACTCGCGGAAGGTAGGACGGACAATGCCAGAGTTTGACGCGGACGTCATCATCGTGGGGGCCGGCCCCACCGGGCTCATGCTCGCCGGGGAGCTTCGCCTGGCCGGCGTCGAGGCCCTCGTCCTGGACCGGCTCGCCGAGCCGACGAAGCAGTCCCGTGCGCTCGGCTTCTCGGCGCGCACCATCGAGGAGTTCGACCAGCGCGGGCTCCTGCCCCGCTTCGGCGAGCTGCAGACCATCCCCTTCGGTCACTTCGGCGGGCTCCCGCTGGACTACCGCGTCGTCGAGGGCGGCTCGTACGGCGCCCGGGGCAAGCCGCAGTCCCTCACCGAGGGCGTGCTGACCGGCTGGGCCGCCGAGCAGGGCGCCGCCGTCCTCCGCAGCCACGACGTGACAGGTGTGCGGGAGACCGACGACGGCGTCGAGCTGGACGTGGTCACCCCCGAGGGCCGCAAGCAGCTGCGTGCCCGCTACCTGGCCGGGTGCGACGGCGGCCGCAGCACCGTCCGCAAGCTGGTCGGCGTGGACTTCCCCGGCACCGACGCCACGATCGAGATGTGGTTCGCCGACGTGGCCGGCTGTGAACTGCGGCCCCGTTTCTCCGGCGAGCGGGTGCCGGGCGGGATGGTCATGGTGCTGCCGCTGGGCCCGGGGGTCAACCGCGTCGTCGTCTACGAGCGCGGCATGACCCGGCAGGGCGACGGCGCCCCGAGCTTCGCCGAGGTCGCCGCCGCGTGGAACCGGCTGACCGGCGAGGACATCAGCGGCGGGAAGCCGTTGTGGACGAGCTGGACGACCGACGCGAGCCGGCAGGCGGCGGAGTACCGGCGCGGACGTGTGTTCCTGCTCGGCGACGCCGCCCACATCCACCTGCCGGTGGGCGCGCAGGGGATGAGCGCGGGGGTCGGCGACGCCGTGAACCTCGGATGGAAGCTGGGCGCCGTGATCAACGGTCACGCCCCGGACGACCTGCTGGACACCTACCACGACGAGCGGCACCCGGTGGGCGCCCGGATCCTGACCAACACCCTCGCGCAGCGCATCCTGTACCTGGGCGGCGACGAGATGGACCCGATGCGGGCCGTCATGACGGAGCTGCTCGCGTACGAGGAGGTCCAGAAGCTGCTGGTGGGCATGGTCACCGGCCTGGACATCCGCTACGACGTCGGAGCGGGCAGCCACCCGCTGCTCGGCCGGCGGCTGCCCGACGTCGAGCTCACCGGCGACTTCGGCCCTTCCGGCACGACGCGCGCGTTCGAACTCCTGCACTCCGGCCGGGCCGTCGTCCTGGACCTGGCCGACGACGCGAAGCTGCGCGCCGCGGCCGAGCCGTGGAAGGACCGGGTCGACGTGGTGACCCCGGCGTCGCGGCCGTCCGGCGCGCTGGCCGACGTCGACGCCGTGCTGGTCCGCCCGGACGGCTATGTCGCGTGGGTCCGTCCCGACGCGGCGGACGGCACCGAGCTGCCCGACGCCCTGGCCCGGTGGTTCGGCCGAGCCTAGCCCTCTCGCGGCGGGCGCCGCCGCGATCACGTCCATCAGAGGATGCGAGGAGAAGCATGCCCTTCATCGACCCCGAGAACGGCTACCTGACGGTCATCAACCTGTTCAAGACCGACACCCCGGAGCGTGTGCACCGGCTCGTCGGCGAGATGCGGGCGATCGTCGACGTCGCCGACTACCCCGGCTGGATCTCGAGCACCGTGCACCAGGGGCAGGAGCGGCCCGGCACCGCCAACTTCATCCAGTGGCGAGGCAACCAGGACCTGGAGTCGCGGTACGCCGGCGACGAGTTCAAGCACCGGACGGTTCCGGTGTTCCACGAGATCGCCACGTACATCCGGCTGATGCAGACGGAGGTCGAGCTGAGTCAGCGCCACCCGGCACTGGGTGACGTCACGGAGATCTCACCGGACCGCGACGACTACACGGTCATCGAGATCCTCGGGGTGGCGCCCGCCGACCAGAGTGAGCTGATCCGCGTCCAGGGCGCCATGCACGAGTGGCTGGTGGACGTGCCGGGATACCGCTCCCAGACCGTCCTGCGCGGCATCCGGTCGCGCGGCGTCGGCGGCACCGACGGGGGTCTGACGGCCGTGGGCCAGGAGAAGGACTTCGTGGTGGTCTACTCGCAGTGGGACGGCAAGGAGTCCTACGACGCGTTCCGCGCCCTGCCCTCGGCGGATCAGCCCGCCGCGCGCCGCGCGTCGCTGGACAAGCGGGACTCGCTGGCGACCTCCGCCGAGTGGAACACCTACCGCGTCGTGCACTCCCGGTCCGCGGCGCAGACCACGCCCGCCTGACCCGGTCCACACACCGCCGGCGGCCCCTGGCGTTCTCGCCAGGGGCCGCTGACGGTTGCGGTGTCGTCCTATCGTGCGGTGATCGTCTCCCAGTGCCACCGGCTGTCGAACGCGGTGACGTCGAGGCCGGCGCCGTCGGCGACCAGCCGGGCGGCGCTGGTCGTCGCCCGGGCGATGAAGCCCGACGTGCGATGCGTGGCCAGCAGGTCCTGCTCGTCGAACGGCTTCCCTTCGCTGCGCAGCAGGCGCAGGTCGACGAAGCCGGTGAAGGTACGTCCCAGCACGACGACGGGCTGTGGACTGCGGATGCTGAAGCGCACCTTGGCGGCGACGTGGCCGTGATGGTGCTGATCGGAGTGGTAGGCGATGTCCGGCATCGTGGGCGGCACGAAGTAGTCCCGGTCCACCACCGCCGGCACCTTCGGCAGGTTGCCGACCAGGAAGTGCCACGAGTTGTACTGCATGCGCGCGGCGATGGACCACGCGGTGTCGGCCAGGTGGGCGGGGGAGTCCCCGAAGTACCGGCGGGCCTGCGGCGTGGGAACCACGCAGCAGAAGAAGTGCGGGATGTCCCACGCCGTGATCGTGGACCAGCTCTCCTCCCGGAGTGACGCGACGAGCCGGGTCAGCGAGCGCATGCCGCGGCTCATCGCGAAGTCGGCGTCGAACACCGTGGTCGCCGCGCACACCGTCTCGTACACCAGGGACTCCAGCCCCGTGCCGAAGTCGCCGTGCGGCTCGACCAGCCAGCCGGGTGACGCGTCGATGCCGGCACCGAGTTCCCCGAGTGTCGCTCCGGAGACGGGGAGCCGGTCACGCAGGCGGGCGCAGAGGTCCGCCTCGGCTCGTTCCACCCTGGCGGTGGCGGGTCCGGCGATCCGCTCGACCTTGTGCATCAACGGTCCGTGGATCTCCCGGTAGAGCTGAACCCGCCCGGCGATCTCGCGTCGGCGCCGCGCGACCGCCACCGCGAGCGCGTCGAGGGCCGCCACCCCGGCCGACGCGGCGGCCGGCACCGGGTCCCCGCCGGGGACCGCGTTGTACGCGACCCGCGTGCGTTCCAGGAGGTGGGCCACGTGGTCGAGCGTCAGCTGGGTGCCGTTGGCCTCCTCGATCCGGCCGTACCCGGCCGACCGGACCAGCAGCGTGAGGCAGACCACCATCAGGACATCGCTGTCCGACCACAGCTCCAGCGGTACGGCGACCAGGCTGCTCAACGCGCAGTCGGGGTGCCCGGGCCACAGCGTCTTGCCGGTCAGGGTGTTGTGGTCGCGGAAGTTGGTGTACTGCCGGTCGCCGCAGTAGAACACCACCGGCGCGGTCCGGCGGACCGCCTCGGTGAGCTCCTCCAGCACCTTCTCCCGGCCGTCCGGGCCGGCGTCGGCCAGCCAGCGGCGGCAGTCGGCGACCGAGTCGCGCAGGCGCTCGTCGGCTTCGGCGAGCCGCGTCCGGTAGTCCGCCAGGTCCTGCGCGGACCAGGGTACGCGCAGCACACCGCCGACGAGGTCGTCGGTACTGGTGAGCGGACCCCTCGACGGCACCCGGACGACCACCCGGCCGCCCGTGGTCAGCCCGACCTCGCCGAGGAAGGCCGCCTCGCTGCCACCGGCCGGCTGCGGCGCCACGCCGCCGCCGTCGTCGCGCCACGAGCGGCCGAACAGGATCCGCAGCG from the Micromonospora sp. WMMA1947 genome contains:
- a CDS encoding SDR family NAD(P)-dependent oxidoreductase; this encodes MTDNGQRVALITGGTSGIGLAVAERLARDGLKVFVCARNPESVEETVGKLRAAGHDADGVTADVRRGEDVEQLVAAAVRRYGRVDVLVNSAGRSGGGVTSDISDELWYDVIETNLNGVFRVTREVLRSGGSLDRGWGRIINIASTGGKQGVVLGAPYSASKHGVVGFTKALGLELAKTGVTVNAVCPGYVETPMAQRVRQGYAAHFETTEAAILERFEAKIPLGRYSTPEEVAGLVGYLVSDAAAPVTAQAMNVCGGLGNY
- a CDS encoding methyltransferase; this translates as MSALPTVPAVRDNSAAYALLDLIQGSVITQAISVAAKLGVADVLADGPLPAEEIAKRVGSDSEATYRLLRTLSGCSVFALRADGRFELTPMGDALREGAPDSMRGIAMLMGHPLLWEEWAHLIESVRTGEANMPKLRGMGAYEFLMSNPAYAAEFFQGMGSMSDSETDPVLAAYDFSSFGTIVDVVGGRGRLLAGILAGATKTRGILYDNEVATADAPATLEAAGVADRVTIENGSHFDKLPAGADAYVLKHILHDFPEQACLQLLQNVREAIAPGGRMLVIEYVLEENNKRHIGNIIDLWLLLLLGAKERTLPQYTELFAKAGMKVTRVIPTASPVSIIEATPA
- a CDS encoding FAD-dependent monooxygenase; amino-acid sequence: MDTDVIVIGAGPTGLMLAAELRLGGAEVTVFERRSERSWESRGIGFTARAAEVFQQRGLLERLENTEITRQGHFGGIPLDFGVLEDSHFGVRGAPQFVVEEMLEKRALELGVTLHRGHELTDLADSGDGVTVTVQGPDGRAEYSARYLVGCDGGRSTVRKLAAFDFPGRDATCEMYLADVTGCDIRPRMIGELLPNGMVMAGPLGEGYFRIIVCETGTPPDRNRQVTFADVADAWQRLTGDSIHGGEARWVSRFTDATRQVTEYRRGRVLLAGDAAHIHLPAGGQGMSIGLQDAVNLGWKLAAAVRGTGDDALLDTYHSERHPVGARVLRNTRAQGTLNLSGKATEPLRAVVAELIALPVVARHLSGMVSGLDIRYDVGAEGHPLLGARIPDRDVDLADGGTDRIARLLHTARGVLITADGSGETSRRAAPWSDRVDVVRVRSVPVGSREDGAAPESVLVRPDGHVAWVAPDGGDLDEALRRWFGAPRPAGDTADSPQLASAR
- a CDS encoding aromatase/cyclase gives rise to the protein MTTDTVHETEHLIVVDAPAERVYALIEDVGTWPEVFPPTVHAECLERDGDTELIRIWATANGVAKTWTSRRRHDPDRLSVSFRQERSQHPVGGMGGAWVIEPITDATCRVRLLHDFFPASDEPADLEWIKQAVDRNSASELQALKSSAEPAEPGQCFTFADTVTVEGSAEDVYDFLNNAQLWPQRLPHVARVSLEEDSPGLQVLEMDTRTKDGSVHTTRSVRVCEPHRSIVYKQTVTPALMTLHTGRWLIEPQGAGQVAVTSRHTVRINTARITELLGPEADLATAQQLVRNALSANSLTTLRAAKAYAEGGGGRHPVP
- a CDS encoding FAD-dependent monooxygenase, whose translation is MTVSPVVVVGAGPVGLMLACELGRARVPVVVVERLATPMTESRASQLSTLTAELLHERGFDELLDEAVHEPRAHFAGLAFDLSQLDSDYRGGWKVPQYRTEAVLGRQAERLGVTVLRAQELTGLTERPDHVVCRLRGPDGDRTVRARFVVGCDGAHSTVRRLHGFPASVTPATKELLRADVTGVRIRDRRFERLDGGFAVAATRDGVTRVMVHPRGRPVTRRSGPPDFGEVIRAWRDVTGEDLSGGTAVWLDAFDNSRGQADAYRRGRVLLAGDAAHWHMPIGGQALNVGLQDAVNLGWKLAATVHGRAAPGLLDSYHDERHPVAARVLDHVAAQEMLLLGGAEIDPLRAVLAELVALGQVRAHLAETAANVGDRYGPPTSPLVGRRVVNLRLRTDSGPLPVANPGPVVVRLAPGPDAVRRTVPTVHARPDKGSLPGTTALLLRPDGYIAWAGDDEDGLNRAIDKLLLAEGRTDNARV
- a CDS encoding FAD-dependent monooxygenase, with translation MPEFDADVIIVGAGPTGLMLAGELRLAGVEALVLDRLAEPTKQSRALGFSARTIEEFDQRGLLPRFGELQTIPFGHFGGLPLDYRVVEGGSYGARGKPQSLTEGVLTGWAAEQGAAVLRSHDVTGVRETDDGVELDVVTPEGRKQLRARYLAGCDGGRSTVRKLVGVDFPGTDATIEMWFADVAGCELRPRFSGERVPGGMVMVLPLGPGVNRVVVYERGMTRQGDGAPSFAEVAAAWNRLTGEDISGGKPLWTSWTTDASRQAAEYRRGRVFLLGDAAHIHLPVGAQGMSAGVGDAVNLGWKLGAVINGHAPDDLLDTYHDERHPVGARILTNTLAQRILYLGGDEMDPMRAVMTELLAYEEVQKLLVGMVTGLDIRYDVGAGSHPLLGRRLPDVELTGDFGPSGTTRAFELLHSGRAVVLDLADDAKLRAAAEPWKDRVDVVTPASRPSGALADVDAVLVRPDGYVAWVRPDAADGTELPDALARWFGRA
- a CDS encoding antibiotic biosynthesis monooxygenase; this encodes MPFIDPENGYLTVINLFKTDTPERVHRLVGEMRAIVDVADYPGWISSTVHQGQERPGTANFIQWRGNQDLESRYAGDEFKHRTVPVFHEIATYIRLMQTEVELSQRHPALGDVTEISPDRDDYTVIEILGVAPADQSELIRVQGAMHEWLVDVPGYRSQTVLRGIRSRGVGGTDGGLTAVGQEKDFVVVYSQWDGKESYDAFRALPSADQPAARRASLDKRDSLATSAEWNTYRVVHSRSAAQTTPA